One Aegilops tauschii subsp. strangulata cultivar AL8/78 chromosome 7, Aet v6.0, whole genome shotgun sequence genomic window carries:
- the LOC109781195 gene encoding bidirectional sugar transporter SWEET7b-like — protein MDFEMFLRWTGYVSMGFILLAPGITFVWNKKVACYTPYLYLAMSFNGVLRVLYVMVTKGDVVIMYINGGGVLLELVYTAIFISLAAAADRRRANLLRSIVPGLLILILGGICYLTSATAYRLLCAICGTALYIVPMIDVVKVIKLKKRKYMPPLLLASTSFLNSIICVRINPRYAVHPPRNKQSQTMKTSIFVNELTESYSTSLPQTRRRRETPLLLPQLQSP, from the exons ATGGATTTCGAGATGTTTCTGCGGTGGACAGGATATGTCAGCATGGGGTTCATTCTGTTGGCGCCTGG GATCACCTTCGTCTGGAACAAGAAGGTGGCATGCTACACGCCCTACCTGTACCTGGCAATGTCCTTCAACGGTGTGCTGCGAGTGTTGTATGTGATGGTGACCAAGGGAGACGTGGTTATCATGTACATCAACGGCGGCGGGGTGCTGCTGGAACTGGTTTATACTGCTATCTTCATCAGTCTTGCTGCAGCAGCGGACCGTCGTCGGGCCAATCTGCTCCGATCGATCGTGCCTGGGCTCTTGATCCTTATCCTGGGCGGCATATGTTACCTGACCAGTGCCACAGCCTACAGGCTGCTCTGTGCCATCTGTGGGACTGCTCTGTACATCGTCCCAATGATTGACGTG GTTAAAGTCATCAAACTCAAGAAGAGAAAGTACATGCCACCTCTGCTCCTTGCCTCTACCTCGTTCCTCAACAGCATAATCtgtgttagaataaatccgaggtaCGCGGTCCATCCACCGAGGAACAAGCAATCACAGACAATGAAGACATCGatatttgttaacgag CTTACTGAGAGCTACTCGACGAGTCTGCCCCAGACCCGCCGCCGCCGTGAGACCCCGCTGCTACTCCCGCAACTCCAGTCTCCGTGA